One window of Nostoc sp. C052 genomic DNA carries:
- a CDS encoding Uma2 family endonuclease produces the protein MVISRSEYYISPEEYLEGEKFSEIKHEYIDGQVYAMAGASDAHVTVSMNVSMLLRNHLRGSGCRVYMLDMKAQIDVINRYFYPDVMVTCDTRDKELEYFKSHPCLIIEVLSESTESYDRGKKFASYRHLESLQEYVLISPDRMNVECFRRNSDGHWVLYPYEKGEELYLASVDFRCAIAEIYEDVLLVDDNIY, from the coding sequence ATGGTCATTAGCCGAAGTGAGTACTACATCTCCCCAGAAGAATATTTAGAAGGCGAGAAATTTAGTGAAATAAAACACGAGTATATTGATGGGCAAGTCTACGCAATGGCAGGAGCAAGTGATGCTCATGTCACAGTTAGTATGAATGTATCTATGCTACTGCGAAACCATCTCCGGGGTAGTGGTTGCCGTGTCTATATGTTAGATATGAAAGCACAAATTGATGTCATAAATCGCTATTTTTATCCCGATGTCATGGTGACTTGCGATACACGAGATAAAGAATTGGAATATTTTAAGTCCCATCCTTGCTTAATTATCGAAGTGCTTTCTGAGTCAACAGAAAGCTATGACAGAGGCAAGAAATTCGCTAGTTACCGACACTTAGAATCGCTACAAGAATATGTGCTAATTTCACCAGATAGAATGAATGTAGAATGCTTCCGACGCAATTCAGATGGACATTGGGTACTTTACCCTTATGAAAAAGGGGAAGAATTGTATTTAGCTAGCGTTGATTTTCGTTGTGCGATCGCAGAAATATATGAAGATGTTTTATTAGTAGATGATAATATTTATTAA
- a CDS encoding DHA2 family efflux MFS transporter permease subunit, with product MANTGVIHQQAPPERVPIRTWIGVLASMLGAFMAVLDIQITNASLQDIQASLGATLEEGSWISTAYLVAEIVVIPLTGWLSRVFSLRRYLLVNTALFIFFSICCAWSWNLNSMILFRALQGFSGGVLIPTAMTVVLTTLPQSKQSIGLAAFGFSAVFAPSIGPTIGGWLTENFGWEYNFYINVIPGGLMLAGVWYGIKQELPQINLLKQGDWWGIIAMAIGLGSLQVVLEEGSRKDWFSSALIVRLSIVAVIFITIFFLIELTRKQPFINLRLLLRRNFGLASIVNVSLGVGLYGSIYILPLYLAQIQQYNALQIGEVLIWAGIPQLFIIPLIPRIMQRIDVRLMVAVGVTLFSISAFMNSGMTHETGLEQLRWSQFVRAMGQPLIMVPLSSIATAGLNPKEAGSASGLFNMMRNMGGSIGIASLATLLTNREQFHSNRLGDGVSLYNPETQQRIDQMTQYFISRGADLNTAHNQAIASISNIVRREAFVLAFNDCFYFIGIALLLSGIAVLFLKKVKPTGGAVAH from the coding sequence ATGGCTAATACTGGTGTAATTCATCAACAAGCACCTCCAGAGCGTGTACCAATAAGAACCTGGATTGGTGTATTAGCTAGTATGCTTGGTGCATTTATGGCAGTATTAGATATTCAAATAACTAATGCTTCGCTACAAGATATTCAAGCAAGTTTAGGAGCGACTCTAGAAGAAGGTTCTTGGATTTCTACAGCCTATCTCGTCGCAGAAATTGTGGTAATTCCTCTAACAGGATGGCTATCACGAGTATTTTCTCTGCGGCGTTATCTGTTAGTAAATACTGCACTATTTATTTTCTTTTCTATCTGCTGTGCTTGGTCATGGAATCTCAATTCCATGATTTTATTCCGCGCCTTACAAGGTTTTAGTGGAGGAGTGTTAATTCCCACCGCGATGACAGTTGTCTTAACGACTTTACCCCAATCTAAGCAATCAATTGGACTGGCTGCATTTGGTTTTAGTGCAGTTTTTGCGCCCTCAATTGGCCCGACAATAGGAGGGTGGCTAACAGAAAATTTTGGTTGGGAATACAACTTTTATATAAACGTAATTCCAGGAGGATTAATGCTAGCTGGCGTCTGGTATGGAATTAAGCAAGAGCTACCCCAAATTAATTTACTGAAGCAAGGTGATTGGTGGGGAATTATTGCGATGGCAATTGGGCTAGGTTCCCTGCAAGTTGTTTTAGAAGAAGGTAGCCGCAAAGATTGGTTTAGTTCAGCATTGATTGTGCGTTTAAGTATAGTAGCAGTAATTTTTATAACGATATTTTTCTTAATAGAACTAACTCGGAAACAACCCTTTATTAATTTGCGGCTTTTACTTCGGCGTAACTTTGGTTTAGCCAGTATTGTTAATGTCTCACTAGGGGTAGGATTGTATGGTTCAATCTATATTTTACCTCTATATCTTGCTCAAATTCAACAATATAATGCGCTACAAATTGGCGAAGTATTAATTTGGGCTGGTATTCCTCAACTATTTATTATTCCTCTCATCCCCAGAATAATGCAACGCATTGATGTGCGTTTAATGGTTGCTGTTGGTGTGACTTTGTTCTCCATCAGTGCATTTATGAATTCTGGAATGACTCATGAAACTGGATTAGAACAATTACGATGGTCGCAATTTGTGCGAGCTATGGGACAACCCCTAATTATGGTACCACTAAGTTCTATTGCCACTGCTGGTTTGAATCCAAAAGAAGCAGGTTCAGCAAGTGGTTTATTTAATATGATGCGGAATATGGGTGGCTCTATCGGAATTGCATCTTTAGCAACTTTATTAACTAATAGAGAGCAATTTCACTCGAATAGATTGGGTGATGGAGTATCTTTATATAATCCAGAAACTCAACAGCGAATTGACCAAATGACCCAGTATTTTATCAGTAGAGGTGCAGATTTAAATACCGCTCACAATCAAGCGATCGCATCTATATCAAATATAGTCCGTCGAGAAGCATTTGTGCTAGCTTTTAACGATTGTTTCTACTTTATTGGCATTGCACTCTTACTCAGTGGCATTGCCGTTTTATTCCTCAAAAAAGTGAAGCCAACAGGTGGGGCTGTGGCTCATTAA
- a CDS encoding sucrase ferredoxin, with the protein MQTQHTHKLLTTDCRFCSLVSKGNGEDPIGTAGTCDHWLIMEIPQPWSQEIFEDNPTLSSLMGLFEELIFKHGVKLKPMLIAPDREYSHPGLTRVLYYYRPAKLFSQFEKHEFVVPDSEAAALVTAIFKQLIQEPNDLSQFQRYQQETSHIRELMVCTHAQVDLTCGRFGTPIYRRLRKEYAPVSHGKLRVWQTSHFGGHQFAPTLVDLPQGCLWGHLEPDVLDLLVNRNGSVSGLRQYYRGWTGLSKFEQIVEREIWMQSGWNWLDYLKAGKVVAIEEVAEGQDANWAEVCINYIAPDSSTSGVYEARVEACGEIMSALNSAKEMELEVVKQYRVSRLVKNQSI; encoded by the coding sequence ATGCAAACTCAACATACTCATAAACTCCTCACAACAGACTGTCGTTTTTGCTCATTGGTTTCTAAAGGTAATGGAGAAGACCCAATTGGTACAGCAGGTACTTGTGACCATTGGTTGATTATGGAAATTCCCCAACCTTGGTCGCAAGAAATCTTTGAGGATAATCCAACTCTCAGTTCATTGATGGGTTTATTCGAGGAGTTAATTTTTAAGCATGGAGTCAAGTTGAAACCAATGCTAATTGCTCCTGACCGAGAGTACTCTCATCCTGGCTTAACCCGTGTGTTGTACTACTATCGTCCAGCAAAGCTGTTTTCTCAGTTTGAGAAACACGAGTTTGTTGTTCCAGACAGCGAAGCTGCTGCTTTAGTAACAGCAATATTCAAGCAGTTAATCCAAGAACCAAACGATTTATCGCAATTTCAGCGATATCAACAAGAAACCAGCCATATTCGCGAACTAATGGTTTGCACCCATGCTCAAGTAGACCTTACTTGTGGCAGATTTGGTACTCCTATATATCGTCGATTACGTAAAGAATATGCTCCTGTTTCCCACGGAAAGTTAAGAGTATGGCAAACAAGTCACTTTGGCGGTCATCAGTTTGCTCCGACATTAGTTGATTTACCCCAAGGGTGCTTATGGGGACACTTAGAACCAGATGTATTGGATTTACTAGTCAATCGAAATGGTTCAGTCTCCGGTTTGCGTCAATACTACCGAGGATGGACAGGTTTAAGCAAATTTGAGCAAATTGTTGAGCGCGAAATTTGGATGCAGTCTGGCTGGAATTGGCTTGATTATTTGAAAGCAGGAAAAGTGGTAGCTATAGAAGAAGTTGCTGAAGGACAGGATGCTAATTGGGCAGAAGTTTGTATTAATTATATCGCGCCTGATAGCAGTACATCAGGTGTCTATGAAGCCAGAGTTGAAGCCTGTGGTGAGATTATGAGTGCATTGAACTCAGCAAAAGAGATGGAGTTAGAAGTAGTAAAACAGTATCGCGTAAGCCGTTTAGTCAAGAATCAATCAATTTAA
- a CDS encoding Uma2 family endonuclease yields the protein MSELATLELISDNISEEEVIFPPGDILSDEPPLESDLHREQIDLLIRLLKLWWRERQDFYASGNLTIYYSHNQKKSEHFRGPDFFVVLGTQKKDRKSWVVWQEDGKYPNLIVEILSSSTTAVDKGLKKQVYQDTFRTPDYFWFDPVTTELQGFHLVDGKYQEIQVTTDGRLWSQQLELYLGVYEGKLRFFTTENQLILSSEELAEQERLHAQKAEERAQQAEERAQQAEQEIARLREVLRTQGIDLENI from the coding sequence ATGTCTGAACTTGCTACCCTAGAACTCATCTCTGATAATATTTCAGAAGAGGAAGTGATTTTTCCTCCTGGCGATATACTGAGTGACGAACCACCCTTAGAAAGTGACCTACACCGAGAACAAATCGATTTACTGATTCGCCTACTTAAATTGTGGTGGCGAGAACGGCAAGATTTTTATGCATCTGGTAACTTGACGATTTACTATAGTCATAACCAGAAAAAATCAGAGCATTTCCGTGGCCCGGACTTTTTCGTAGTTTTGGGAACCCAGAAAAAAGACCGTAAGAGTTGGGTAGTTTGGCAAGAAGACGGCAAATATCCCAACCTAATTGTGGAAATTTTGTCAAGTTCAACGACAGCAGTCGATAAAGGTTTAAAAAAACAAGTTTACCAAGATACCTTCCGTACACCAGATTATTTCTGGTTTGACCCTGTAACAACCGAACTTCAGGGATTTCATTTAGTTGATGGTAAGTATCAAGAAATCCAAGTAACCACTGATGGACGTTTGTGGAGTCAGCAGTTAGAACTTTATTTGGGAGTTTATGAAGGTAAATTAAGATTCTTCACTACTGAAAATCAATTAATACTATCATCAGAGGAATTGGCTGAACAAGAACGTTTACATGCCCAAAAGGCAGAAGAGCGTGCCCAACAGGCAGAAGAACGCGCCCAACAAGCAGAGCAAGAAATTGCTCGACTGCGGGAGGTTTTACGTACACAGGGCATCGACCTAGAGAATATTTAA
- a CDS encoding cytochrome P450 — protein sequence MNLPDGPKTSPQLLSQFETDPLSFMDTMSDRYGDIFTIMVDSTPLVIVSNPEGMKQIFTNAKEIIASGKLNQGGESIVGNNGLLALDGLRHRNRRKLLMSPMRHTQTQEYGERICKVTEKVMNQLTLGKSFLAYPTMQKITLEVVLPLLFGLHEGERYEQFRQLFSKIISYARSRWLNISLSYPVIKRDLGRWSPWGYWLHLQRQFDKLLHTEIAERRQQVNSLPTNVLSELVFACDETGQPMTYEYIRDLFPSLLFGGQDASATAISWSLYWIHSTPGVRDRLLEELDSLGESPEPGKIIALPYLSAVCNESLRIYPTQVVTFPRLVESPIEVMDYKLDPGTVVRGCIYLTHQREDLYPQPKQFRPERFLEKEYSPYEFLPFGGGARRCPGELLALFEMKLVLATILSRYQLALADKTRVEKPKAIGVNYPPASGLKMVILSQRQRQGQPQQFVANSA from the coding sequence ATGAATTTACCTGATGGGCCAAAAACTTCTCCCCAATTACTCAGTCAATTTGAAACCGATCCTCTTAGCTTCATGGATACTATGAGCGATCGCTACGGCGACATTTTTACTATTATGGTTGATTCTACACCTCTAGTAATAGTCAGCAATCCAGAAGGAATGAAGCAAATTTTTACCAATGCTAAAGAGATTATAGCTTCTGGAAAGTTGAATCAAGGTGGAGAGTCAATAGTCGGAAATAACGGACTGCTGGCACTAGATGGGTTGCGTCACAGAAATCGTCGGAAGTTATTGATGTCACCTATGCGCCACACTCAAACACAAGAGTATGGGGAGCGTATCTGTAAGGTAACAGAAAAAGTTATGAATCAACTAACCTTAGGTAAATCTTTTCTGGCTTACCCGACAATGCAAAAGATTACCTTAGAAGTAGTTTTACCATTATTATTTGGCCTGCATGAAGGAGAGCGTTATGAGCAATTTCGACAACTTTTTTCTAAAATAATAAGTTATGCTAGGTCGCGCTGGTTAAATATATCTCTGTCCTATCCGGTTATCAAGAGAGATTTAGGTCGCTGGAGTCCTTGGGGATATTGGCTTCATTTACAACGACAATTTGACAAACTACTTCATACCGAAATTGCAGAACGTCGTCAACAAGTAAACTCTTTACCTACCAACGTATTATCAGAATTGGTGTTTGCTTGTGATGAAACAGGTCAACCAATGACCTATGAATACATACGAGATTTATTTCCATCATTACTATTTGGTGGTCAAGATGCGTCAGCTACCGCCATAAGTTGGTCTTTGTACTGGATTCATAGTACACCTGGTGTTCGCGATCGCTTATTAGAAGAACTTGATAGCCTTGGTGAGTCGCCAGAACCCGGAAAAATTATTGCATTACCATACCTGAGTGCTGTTTGTAATGAATCCCTACGAATTTATCCAACTCAAGTTGTGACATTTCCACGACTTGTAGAATCACCAATTGAAGTAATGGACTACAAATTAGACCCAGGTACAGTAGTAAGAGGATGCATATATTTAACTCATCAACGTGAAGATTTATATCCGCAGCCAAAGCAATTCAGACCAGAGCGCTTTCTAGAAAAAGAATATTCCCCCTATGAATTTCTACCATTTGGTGGTGGCGCTCGCCGCTGTCCGGGTGAGCTATTAGCGCTTTTTGAAATGAAACTAGTATTAGCAACAATTCTCTCACGCTATCAATTAGCTTTAGCTGATAAAACAAGAGTGGAAAAGCCGAAGGCTATAGGTGTTAACTATCCTCCTGCTAGTGGCTTGAAAATGGTGATTCTCTCTCAGCGTCAGCGCCAAGGACAGCCACAGCAGTTCGTTGCTAATTCAGCGTAA
- a CDS encoding restriction endonuclease subunit R, protein MTLTVEASSLSLNDVHRFLKLEKLSSGSFTDFLTLEPLSEFEQDDLLRIRSEFERYLSAGKISEGLVKFITIAPLMRLAGFYDVPIRLTMEDSIAIAVEDEDRRITGRMDILAINNPQSMIAPPFWVVVIETKNSAVEVGEGLPQLLTYAFKSLDQQPSVWGLVTNGLRYQFVYLRDEQQPTYQLMPLLSLNESAGAIELLQVFKAICKLPTFQ, encoded by the coding sequence ATGACGCTCACTGTTGAAGCTAGCAGCTTGTCTCTCAACGATGTTCATCGGTTTCTCAAACTAGAAAAGCTTTCAAGTGGTTCATTTACAGATTTCTTAACTCTAGAACCACTCTCTGAGTTTGAACAGGACGATTTATTGCGAATCAGAAGCGAGTTTGAACGTTATTTAAGCGCAGGTAAAATATCTGAAGGTTTGGTTAAATTTATAACCATTGCACCACTAATGCGGCTAGCTGGATTTTACGATGTGCCGATTCGGTTGACAATGGAAGATAGCATTGCGATCGCAGTCGAAGATGAAGACAGAAGAATTACTGGGCGGATGGATATTTTAGCAATCAACAATCCTCAAAGTATGATTGCACCGCCTTTTTGGGTTGTAGTAATTGAAACTAAAAATAGTGCAGTTGAAGTAGGTGAGGGTTTACCTCAATTACTCACTTATGCTTTTAAGAGTTTAGACCAACAACCATCAGTTTGGGGTTTGGTAACTAACGGACTGCGTTATCAATTTGTTTATTTAAGAGATGAACAGCAGCCAACGTATCAGTTAATGCCATTATTAAGTCTGAATGAATCTGCCGGTGCAATCGAGTTATTACAAGTTTTCAAAGCTATCTGTAAGTTACCGACTTTTCAGTAA
- a CDS encoding Uma2 family endonuclease, whose translation MTSLSALTLPDHTQLPDSDGTFVKNWQEHPQSILLTDSIKLVLEELYPDSQYCIGQDLGIYWRLTDPPEKGAESPDWFYVPNVPPTLDGKTRRSYVLWKEYVAPLIVIEFVSGDGSEERDSTPPSQGQGGNVGKFWVYEQAIRVPYYGIYEVTKAQVEVYHLVDNTYQLMQPNERGHYPIVPMGIELGIWQGLYQNAELPWLRWWDTQGNLLLTGYERAEVERQKREIIVEKLRSLSAEQLNALGINLEMLD comes from the coding sequence ATGACTTCTTTATCGGCATTAACTTTACCCGATCACACCCAGTTACCAGACTCAGATGGTACATTTGTGAAAAACTGGCAAGAGCATCCCCAAAGTATTTTACTCACTGACTCGATTAAACTTGTCCTAGAGGAACTTTATCCTGATAGTCAATATTGTATTGGACAAGATTTAGGCATTTACTGGCGATTGACAGATCCTCCTGAGAAAGGGGCTGAATCACCAGATTGGTTTTATGTACCCAATGTACCACCTACTCTCGATGGTAAAACGCGGCGTTCTTATGTGCTGTGGAAGGAATATGTTGCGCCCTTGATTGTAATTGAATTTGTCTCTGGAGATGGTTCAGAAGAACGAGATAGCACACCACCATCTCAAGGGCAAGGTGGGAATGTTGGTAAATTTTGGGTTTATGAGCAGGCAATTAGAGTGCCTTATTATGGAATTTATGAAGTAACAAAAGCACAGGTTGAAGTATATCACTTAGTCGATAATACTTATCAACTGATGCAACCCAATGAACGAGGACATTACCCAATTGTTCCTATGGGCATAGAGTTGGGAATTTGGCAGGGTTTGTATCAGAATGCAGAGTTACCTTGGCTACGGTGGTGGGATACACAAGGAAATTTATTGTTAACAGGTTATGAACGTGCTGAAGTTGAACGACAGAAACGAGAGATAATTGTAGAGAAGTTGCGATCGCTCTCTGCTGAACAACTCAATGCTTTAGGAATTAACCTAGAAATGTTGGATTAA
- the acs gene encoding acetate--CoA ligase: MSQPTIESILQENRLFHPASEFSQNAHIKSLDDYQLLYDKAKADPQQFWADLAGTELEWFQKWDTVLDWQPPFAKWFVGGKINISYNCLDRHLTTWRKNKAALIWEGEPGDSRTLTYSQLHREVCQFANVLKHLGVQKGDRVGIYMPMIPEAAIAMLACARIGAPHSVVFGGFSAEALRDRLIDVQAKLVVTADGGWRKDAIVPLKEQVDKALADGAVPSVENVLVVKRTGQETYMQLGGRDHWWHDLQKGASADCPAEPMDSEDMLFVLYTSGSTGKPKGVVHTTAGYNLYSHITTKWIFDLQDTDVYWCTADVGWITGHSYIVYGPLSNGATTVMYEGAPRASNPGCFWDVIEKYGVNIFYTAPTAIRAFIKMGEHHPNARNLSSLRLLGTVGEPINPEAWMWYHKVIGGDRCPIVDTWWQTETGGIMITPLPGAIPTKPGSATLPFPGIIADVVDLEGNTVPNNEGGYLAVRHPWPGMMRTVYGDPERFRRTYWEHIPPKDGNYIYFAGDGARQDEDGYFWVMGRVDDVLNVSGHRLGTMEVESALVSHPAVAEAAVVGKPDELKGEEVVAFVTLEGTYQGSEELIKELKLHVVKEIGAIARPGEIRFTDALPKTRSGKIMRRLLRNLAAGQEVSGDTSTLEDRSVLDKLREGA, encoded by the coding sequence ATGTCTCAACCAACTATTGAATCAATCCTACAAGAGAATCGCCTCTTTCATCCTGCCTCGGAATTCTCGCAGAATGCCCATATCAAAAGTCTGGATGACTATCAGCTTCTCTACGACAAAGCCAAAGCCGATCCGCAGCAATTTTGGGCAGATTTGGCTGGAACAGAATTAGAATGGTTCCAAAAATGGGATACAGTACTAGACTGGCAACCACCTTTTGCTAAGTGGTTTGTTGGTGGTAAGATTAATATTTCTTACAACTGTCTTGACAGACATCTCACTACTTGGCGCAAAAATAAAGCTGCATTGATTTGGGAAGGAGAACCAGGTGATTCGCGTACTCTTACATACTCCCAACTGCACCGGGAAGTTTGCCAGTTCGCCAATGTATTGAAGCATCTGGGTGTACAAAAAGGCGATCGCGTTGGTATTTATATGCCAATGATTCCCGAAGCGGCGATCGCGATGTTAGCTTGTGCCAGAATTGGCGCACCCCATAGTGTGGTATTTGGTGGTTTTAGTGCCGAAGCTTTGCGCGATCGCTTAATTGATGTTCAAGCTAAACTAGTAGTCACAGCTGATGGTGGTTGGCGCAAAGATGCGATCGTTCCTCTCAAAGAACAGGTAGACAAAGCCTTAGCTGATGGTGCTGTTCCTAGTGTCGAAAACGTCCTAGTTGTCAAGCGCACTGGACAAGAAACTTATATGCAGTTGGGCGGACGCGATCATTGGTGGCATGATTTGCAAAAAGGTGCATCAGCAGATTGTCCCGCCGAACCGATGGACAGCGAAGATATGCTGTTTGTCCTCTACACTTCTGGCAGCACCGGCAAACCGAAGGGCGTAGTACATACAACTGCTGGTTATAATTTGTATAGCCATATTACCACCAAGTGGATATTCGACCTGCAAGACACAGATGTATATTGGTGTACTGCTGATGTCGGTTGGATTACGGGACACAGCTACATTGTTTACGGCCCCCTTTCCAATGGTGCAACCACGGTGATGTATGAAGGTGCGCCCCGTGCTTCTAATCCTGGTTGTTTCTGGGATGTAATTGAAAAATACGGCGTTAATATTTTTTATACAGCACCTACGGCAATTCGAGCATTTATTAAGATGGGTGAACACCATCCCAACGCGCGCAACCTGTCTTCATTGCGTTTGTTGGGAACCGTCGGCGAACCGATTAACCCGGAAGCTTGGATGTGGTATCACAAAGTAATTGGTGGCGATCGCTGTCCCATTGTGGATACTTGGTGGCAAACGGAGACAGGCGGTATCATGATTACACCACTACCAGGGGCAATTCCCACTAAACCAGGTTCCGCAACTCTTCCCTTCCCCGGAATTATTGCAGATGTCGTAGATTTAGAAGGAAACACCGTACCCAATAATGAAGGCGGTTATCTGGCGGTGCGACATCCTTGGCCAGGAATGATGCGAACAGTCTACGGCGATCCAGAACGCTTCCGCCGCACCTATTGGGAACACATTCCGCCTAAAGACGGTAACTATATTTACTTTGCTGGTGATGGCGCAAGACAAGATGAAGATGGCTACTTCTGGGTAATGGGTCGTGTGGATGATGTACTGAATGTCTCAGGACACCGACTTGGTACAATGGAAGTAGAATCAGCCTTAGTTTCGCATCCAGCAGTTGCAGAAGCGGCGGTAGTGGGTAAACCGGATGAACTTAAGGGCGAAGAAGTAGTCGCTTTTGTGACTCTAGAAGGCACTTATCAGGGAAGTGAGGAACTGATTAAAGAACTCAAACTGCACGTTGTCAAAGAAATAGGTGCGATCGCACGTCCCGGAGAAATTCGCTTTACAGACGCTTTACCCAAAACGCGATCGGGTAAGATTATGCGGCGCTTGTTGCGGAATTTAGCCGCAGGACAAGAGGTATCTGGTGATACTTCCACACTGGAAGATCGGAGTGTGTTGGATAAGTTACGGGAAGGCGCGTAA
- a CDS encoding tetratricopeptide repeat protein — translation MKLKSKLKSAFVQPFSCMMLSILAVMGISPLVLAVPARVSLHTPEQDTYKEPQKLAQFSGADSPERSQLLQQANALYNQGDFKDAEENLRKFIKKFPEDAFGHFQLGNALFQQKKSEEAISVYREAIRLQPKYALAYNAIGMAYASQSRWQEAITEYKKALEINPNYGEALTNFALAMWQTNKKDEALSSLEKALNIFKEQNRGEKVNQVERILREIKTVDEPNVS, via the coding sequence ATGAAGCTGAAGAGTAAACTAAAATCAGCATTTGTTCAACCTTTTAGCTGCATGATGCTGAGTATTCTCGCTGTAATGGGGATATCACCATTAGTTTTAGCGGTTCCTGCAAGAGTTTCGTTGCATACGCCAGAACAGGATACATACAAAGAACCACAAAAACTAGCACAATTTTCAGGTGCAGATTCACCAGAGCGATCGCAGCTGCTACAACAAGCTAATGCTTTATATAATCAGGGAGACTTCAAAGACGCAGAGGAAAATTTACGTAAATTCATTAAAAAATTCCCAGAAGATGCCTTTGGACACTTCCAACTAGGAAATGCGCTTTTTCAGCAAAAGAAATCAGAAGAAGCAATTAGCGTTTATCGAGAAGCCATTCGCCTCCAGCCAAAATATGCTCTAGCTTACAATGCGATCGGTATGGCTTACGCTAGCCAAAGTCGCTGGCAAGAAGCCATTACTGAATATAAAAAAGCTCTGGAAATTAATCCTAATTATGGCGAGGCGTTGACTAATTTTGCACTGGCAATGTGGCAAACCAATAAAAAAGACGAAGCGCTATCTTCTTTAGAAAAAGCTTTAAATATTTTCAAAGAACAGAATAGAGGTGAAAAAGTCAACCAAGTCGAAAGAATTTTGCGAGAAATTAAAACTGTTGATGAGCCTAATGTTTCATGA
- a CDS encoding MbtH family protein, translated as MYQQEKEDTTLYKVVVNHEEQYSIWPVDRDNPLGWKDVGKSGFKQECLEYIKEVWTDMRPLSLRKKMEETNSQT; from the coding sequence ATGTATCAACAAGAAAAAGAAGATACTACACTTTATAAAGTCGTAGTCAATCACGAAGAACAATACTCTATTTGGCCTGTCGACAGAGATAACCCTCTTGGTTGGAAAGATGTAGGCAAAAGTGGTTTCAAGCAAGAGTGTCTTGAATATATTAAGGAAGTTTGGACTGATATGAGGCCTCTTAGTCTCAGAAAAAAAATGGAAGAAACTAATAGTCAAACCTAA